In Deltaproteobacteria bacterium, the following proteins share a genomic window:
- a CDS encoding cold-shock protein encodes MMEGRVKWFNDKKGYGFIETDNEGDVFVHYSAIQGEGFRSLQEGDKVTFDIEQSPRGPQAANVKRTAG; translated from the coding sequence ATGATGGAAGGTCGGGTAAAATGGTTCAATGACAAAAAGGGGTACGGTTTTATTGAAACGGATAACGAAGGTGATGTCTTTGTACATTATAGCGCTATCCAAGGAGAAGGATTTCGCTCCCTGCAGGAGGGAGACAAGGTAACTTTTGATATAGAGCAAAGTCCCAGGGGACCTCAGGCAGCAAACGTTAAGCGGACTGCCGGGTAA